The sequence TCGACCGGCACGTGGGGCCGCGGCATCAGGTTCCGCCTGCCAGGGAGGCCGGAGGGGCCGGGGGCAACTCTCATACGCCCTAAGGGCTGGGGCACGTCGATCCCACGCCCCGCGGGGAGCGGGGCGAAAGGAGTCCCGCTTCCACACCCGGGAGGGAGGAGTATGAGGGGGGAATGGAGGCTGGTTCCACACACATTGGTTCCTAGGGCAGTGGAGCAGGGGTTAACTTAAGGTTAAACACCAAACAATGGTATTGTTTCTACTAAACTTAAGGGAACTAGACCACCGCAACACGCTTCAGTGTCTGGATTCCACACACAAGGGCCTGGGGGGTGTGGGAGAAGAGTGCAGCTTCTGCACTGGTCTACATACAGAGACAGAGGAGATGGTTTAAGCCATAGTGGTTGTGTCCGtccagccccccatcccctgtggccttattgtttttaaacaaaccatGAACTACCTATGGCTTCAGCCTGGGAAAGCAGAGGCCCTAAGAGCCAAGAAGTCAACACCAGTAGCAGATGTCTACAGCAAGATCCACAGCAAAGCTATAAACAAGCAGCCATGCTGGAATTTCCACTTGTATGCAAGTGTATCAACTAACAACACACAGTTATGATGAAGATGTGTGTAGTACCTCCAACCAAGACATCGCCACCTTCCTGGGCGGCTCCCTGGATGGGGAATTCGGATGGGAGCGACATTACTTCACTGTGGTCCTGCACTCGCAACGCCACGCGTTGCCTGGGGAAGTGCATCGGCTTCACACCGCTGGGAGTGATGCGaggagctccaggagctgggagtctGGGTGCCGCAGATCAGGTCTGATGACAACACCGGGAGCGGCTTCACCTGTTTCGCTGACTGGTGGTTCAGCCACCATGCCCGGCTCAACTGCATCCTGCTCAACGGAGCCCTCTGCCACGGGAACCAAGACAAGCGTTGCAGGAAGTGCGGCTACTCCAACGAGACcctgccccacgtcctgtgcagctggaaaccccactccagagcctggcagctgcgccacaacgcCATCCAGAACCGCCCCATGAAAGCCTTCGCACCACGCCTGGGGGAGATCTCTGTGAACTGCACCATCCCTGGTACTGACAGCCAGCTACGACCTGATGTCGTCGTCACCGAGGCCCAAAAAAATAGCATCCTCGTCAACATTACGGTCTCCTTTGAGAACAGGAGACCCTGTCATTTCGAGAAGCCCGAGCTCATAAGCTGGAAAAGTACGCCCCCCCGGCCGACACCCTGAGCGTGAAGGGCTACGAGGTGTAGATAGACACCCTGATTGTTGGAGCCCTGGGAACCTGGGACCCCTGCAACAAGCGTGTGCTGCAGACCTGCAGGATCGGTCGACGCTATGCACAGCTCATGCGGCGCCTTATGGTCTCAGACACCATCCGATGGTCCAGGGGCATCTACATCGAGCACATCACTGGCCACCAACAGTACCAGGAGGCATCAGACAAGAGTGACATTGTTCTTCGACTACGAGAAAGGGACCAAGAGGCTTTATCCGTTGGatcatatgaactggaaccataaactccctgaacattaaaactcaccaaatgagggtcaatccatcctcatcatcatatccactaattatactccacacccgaacataGCCACTTTATGAACTTCATACCCTCATATCTTAATGTCTGTACTGAACCATCAACCTTTTACCTCCAGTcagggatattgcagattatgtattccttatgccacccgatcttaaaagTGTAGGGCAGTGCAGTTccttttgtgttgtttttttttaacccggTTTTGAGTTTGCTAGTAAATTATATCAGCCTATTTGAGATCCTTGGAGACTGTCTCCTCTGTATGCACACAACAGTTATACAACTGTCAGTGACAATGCAGATTTATTTTACACTACAGTACCAATGTGTTTCACCCCCCTTGATACAGAGTAGATACTGCCTACCTGACTTTTTGTCCATGTTTTTCTGGATTCTTGTGCACCTTGTGACCCTCTTCCCATCCGCTTTTGAGAGGTAACATCCTTCCACTTAACAATGTAGGAAAGATTATCATATGAGATGGATCCTAGCAGACACTTTCTGCTCCCTCTGTGATATCTGTGGATGACTGTACATCATCAACACCTTGGTTTTGAATGCCATAAATCAATGTTTTTCACCCAGTGGCTCGTGATCCCCAGGGACTTCACAAAAGGCAACAAGGCTGGTAGCGAGATGCTGAACATTTCCATtacaatctaaagcaaagaaaatctcatccctgcagtccctgcacacctgtGCCTTTCAAGGTCAAGTATTCTCCGTCAACTTCtcaaaacacatgcacaaatataTAGGCTTGTCATTGATACATTTTTCACTCTTATAGTAAATGTAATCAGCTAATGAATTGTTTTTACTTTGGATAAGGGGTTGTCAACCTGAAACACAGACATAAATCTTCATAGTGTCCCTTTCGGCTAAATGATCATTCAGAAGGGATCACTGCAGAGGGAGATACAAGCATGGCCCCCCAAACCAGCCCTGCTGAGGAAGTGCTGCTCTCCACTCCCTCACCCTGTCCACCTGAGGGAGAGGCGAGGGTCGCGGGGTCTCCCCGCCAGAGCAGGAACTTGCAAACGCATGGGCTCAGCAGAGGGCTCTCGGCCCCCGTCACTGTGACCTGGACTACAAGTCCCAGGATGCTATGCGGTTTCCAAGATGGCCGCGCTCCCGGGTGGCTGTGGCGCGAATGTTTCGGACtcggagagcagcagcagcagcgcggaGGACTTGGAGCGGTTTCGCGAGGCCGCCTGGGACCCGGCTGGGCAGCGGTCGGCGGTGCTTCCGCCGGAGCCCGGCAGCGGTAGGGCAGCTGGGGGTGACACTGGGGTCCTTTGGTTTGGCGACGGCAGGCGCGACCGAGAGCAGGCCCTTCCCCTCCCATGCGTGGGCGCGGCACCCGAGGAAGCGGGGCTGGTCTCACCTGGTCAGGGGGGTGCCCTAGGCTGTCACACCCCAATTCCGTTCCTGCCTCCCTGGCCAGCAGCCGAGCCTGTGACTGGCCCACATCTCAGCAAGAGCAACCAGACCCCAAAGCAGGCGAGGTGGCTAGTCCTGGattttgggtgctggaggggcgtATGGGTCAGTAGGTGGGTGCAAGCCCCTGCCCCCGACAGTGTGGCCTCTCAAAGGCAGTTCCTCCTGAGCAGCTTTATGTTTAATTATGATCGTGTCTAGAGTACAGTTGGTTTAGGAACTAATCTAATGATGAACTCAGACGTGACTCAAACAGGGATAGGTTAtgttaaaaattttaaaagtgtCATATTAAATCTCATGTTAACCTGCACTCTCTGTAAGAAAACACTTCTTAAAAACAGCCTTTACAATAAGTCTGAAATAATTAATCTCAGAAAGAAAGAATTGGGAGGACTGAGGATTCTCTAACATCATGAATCATGTCTGGTGTCTTGTCTGCCTTTCTTCACTGTGCCTGACCCTTGGTGTAAATCACACAGTTGAGTTATGGATCATATTTTGAATTAAATCTGGAGAATTAATATACATAAGAAACATATTTTTGCTATGCTGGCTCCTTACTCCCCAGGCTGTCCtaccactgttttgttttgtttttttggataAGTGCAAAGACTGTCTTGCATGCTGTCCAAAGTCTGCTTGCTTGGATGGAGAGAGCAGAAAATCGGGGGACTTCTAAGATCCTGTCTAAACTGTGATAGCTACTGCTTTGTAGACAGGGTTTTAATACAGTATTGCCTTGTTATGGTTAAAACGTTGTTTAGTCCTGCCATGTAGACTGCATCCATCCATGTTCCTGGACCATACTAAAGCTTTAACTGTTTAGGACAGTAACATGATTTGGGAATATGTATCTTGGCTCCCTCTCTGCTGCAGAGTGAATCTTGTAATAGTTCTCCACAATTTGGATGGGTCCCTAAACAcccctgtttaaaaaaaccccaaacaaacaaacaaaaacaaccttgCCTCATATTAAACACTGGATAATGTTATTGTCTCTGCTGTTTAATCATAAAGAAGGCTTAAAATGTGGATGTTTCCTACTTAAATCAGACATAGTATCCAGCTACTCAATCCAATCAGAATTTCTGGGTAATTTAATCAGTAGCTAAATAGCCAGAAAGCTTCAGACCTACTCTATCTTGTGCCTTCACCCTGCCAGTGACCTTCATCTGTACCTCACCCTACTTCTAGGAATTTGGCAGCTTTTCTGTCAAGCTCCAGAATTCAAACTTCAAAGTTTGTCTCTGTGGGGCTCTCTGTCATAGAGTATGTGAAATATGGTACTTTCAGGGAAGGACTTGGCTTGCCTTCTATTTAGGATCATAATAGAAATAGAAAAGATATATATCAGATTCTTGCCAGAGTTGGATACTTTCCTCCAGTAGATGTTGGGTCCAATATTAAACTCATGTTGCACTATCTTAGCAAGTGGAGGTAGTCACTTGATGTGGAGTTTGCTTGAAGAATGTTTCAGATCATAACCGTATCCTCCTTTGAATGCGACCACTATTCTATCTTGCAAAAATTACTTTTACCCTGTAAAATCATCTACAGTGGAATTAGGATTAAAGGTGTTTTAGTCTTGGAGATTTCTAATCTGCCTTTGCTTTGTTTTGTCAGGTTGCTTTGGGAAGGACAAGTTACTACCAGTTCAGCCAAGTCTCAGGTATTTTTTTTGGATTTCAGAGTGCTGTTTGCGTGAAGAAAAATGAAACAGTGATTATAGGCAAAACTTGTGCTGCCTATACAGTAGTTAAGGTTACCTGATCCTTCCCATTATAAGACATTGTCTTTTGTCTATAGTTGAATACTAAGTGACCAAATATTTCCCCTGATCAATGGGGAAAGCAATCCTTGGTTTAGAAGCCTTGCAACAGAGTCCACATTCTTCTGTCTTCATtctcaatatttttctttttaagcatAGTCTCCAAGCCTATCAACCTGGCAACTTTTAATAAAGTCTtctctccaggggcaggtttggAGTGAGCAGCAGCACATTGCTTTGCTGATATACCCGCAACTCTGTTCTTCAGGGACAAAGGAATGGTAGGAGCATTCAGGCTCCAGTCCTTGGCCTGTGCTGCTGAGACTCTCAGCAAAGGGTCAGTTAATACCAATTATGTTGTTGATACTTAGTGAATGGGGACATCGATTGATGCTTAGGGAATATGGACCATACTGAGACTACCCAAGCTACTTCACACATGCTAGTGAACAGCCTTCTGATGGTAGTTGCTTTTGCCACTATCAGTCTGAGCTGGATTTTAATCGATCACTTAGTGGTCTAAGGCTCTCTATCCCATTGCCAGTCCCCAGTCTTCAGTTTTAGGTGAAAGCAGCAGATGGTTACTGGGTTTGAAGGAGATCACACATTGTTTTTATTTCAAACAGACAGAAGGTGAATGACCATGACAAAGATGGCAACGAATTACAGACCACACCAGAGTTCAGAGCACATGTTGCAAAGAAACTGGGAGCAATGTTAGACAGGTAACTAGTACCAAAGCACCGCCTTTTGAGATTAAATAAGCCTTAATCAGAACCTTCCCTTGCAAGAGCAGTGTCAGTACCCTTGAGTGGTAGAAGTGGGAATCACTGAAGAGTTAAATACATCTTTTTCCATGGGAAACATCTTATATTTTGGTTTCTCTTCTTGTTTCCTACATCCCTGTGCATACTGCTGGCCTGTGACTGAGCTCCTAATGCTTGTGAACTGACCCTTGTCCTATTCTCCCATTGATAATGTAGACCAGCTGTGTTCTGCAGAGCCTTTCTTGTTAGCTTCAGTGCTCAGTGTTCTGTGTTGGGAAGGGAATAGGCAGGATTGAGATTTATCAGAGCCACCTCCATTTATGGCAAGGCTTTGAATCTGTTCAGGAAATTCCCCAGTCCACGTTTGTGATCTTTTTGTCAACTTATCCATACAACAAACAAATTCAGCCTAATTCAGAGCTGTGCGGACATCGTGGTAGGTGTTCAAAGGCTTCACCTAATTGCAGATTGCTGTTGCCCTTCTTTAATGTGGAAGTATGGCCCATGGGAACTAATGGGCCTAGAATGCAGTGTGGGTTGGCTGCTTGGACTGTTGCATATGCATAGTTTCTATGTGCCATGCTTCTGAATGAAATGGCCGTGCTCTGTGGAGATAGctctgaaagtaaaaaaaaattgaaatgaaccCACTGAGTAAAGGTTACTTAACTGCTCACCTTAATCTTGTTTAACATTTCCAACTTCTTAATGTTAGCCTGGCTGCATAAAATCGAATCCTTGTTTCCTTTCCTAAATTCAGACTGTGGTCTTCCTTCTAGCTACATCACTGTATTGGAGGATTCATCAGGTCCTGCACAGACTGCCATGCAAACAGCTGACTCTGAAGATGATGGTGAGTTCCAAGCACAGTCACTGTTGTCAGCACTCATCTAATAGCTCTCCACTGGGACAAATGTAATGAATTCTATCTGGTATTAGTTCATACAGTGCTCTAGATTAAAGAAAGAGTCCAGTAGAAGGACTTCTTGTTAATATCAGCAGGAGTTATCTTCATGTAATAGCGCAGAAAGCTTAACTAACAGCTTCTGGTTCTTCAGGCCAACGTAAATTCCATGTGAGGGTTCACACCACTGTTGCCTCATACTTGGATTGCTGTTAGCTGCTGCTACTGACTCTGTTTTATATCTTGTCTAAAATAATTTGCTAACCTATTTATTTCCCCCTGTTCCTTTTTGTGTTTCTTAGGCTTTCGCCTATTCTCTTCATCTGTTCCAGGAAATTGTGGGAAATCCAAACCTCTGCTCTCAGCCAGGAGGCGacgaccttccagttctaggtgaGGTGTTAGTCTGCTACTTTGTTCCAAAAAATACTCCATGCTGTGTTTCAGAGATTCCTTTTACatttgactttggaaaaatatttttcctagtGCAGGGAAACTAGGAATTTTAACTTGCATTAATTTTTCCAATGCACATAATGCATCTTAAAGGACAGCTTGGAGTACAGCCTGGTTAAGCAGTCACTGGAATACGTTTTTGAGTCACAAAAAGTCATTACAGTTATCAAGATTATGCTAATCTCAGAGTCTGTGCTTTGGGTGAATTCAGGATGAAAGAGTAACATACTTACCTCCCACTTTGCTTGCAACCCTTCCAGTGAGCTGGACAGTGACCAGGAATGGCAGAGATACCAAGAGGCTGCTGTGTCAGCAGCAGATATCTTGAAGCAAAGTGCTTTTTCTGTGATGCCTCCGGATTCCAGCCAGGTTCACAAGCAGGAGTGCACAGAGCACaaccaaaagaagaaaaagaaaaggaagaagaaagcTAGAGGAGAGCATAATAGTGAACAGAAGACAGCAGGATGTGACCAGATCAGCAACAAGACTCTATCATCCATTGATGGAGAGTGCACGAGGCAAGAAGGCAGATGTACAGAGGACACAACATTGCCTAGTGTGGtggtgaagaagaagaagaagaagaagattatCAGAAAAGAAGCGAATGATGATTCCGCTCTATGAACCACATATGGTCAGGATGGAAGAAGGATGGTGAAAAGTTAACAAAGGTAGTTCCTGCACATTGTCCTCTGCTGGAAATGTGGGGAAACAATTGGCAAAGCTTCTGTTTTAGGGGAGTCAAAGGAGTAAGAGTTTAAGTGACTGCCCTTGTTGAGGCATCCCTTGGGGAACTCCCCTTTTTCCATTCCATCACAAACCAATTACTTGCATTGCTGATTATGCAGACCTTGCACTGAAGGATTTGGGCGATACAGGGACATATTAGAGTCACCTCTGCCCTGGTCTGATCCTTCTGTGTATCCAGCCCAAATCCTGTGCCCTGGAACTAGTGCACGTGTGTGATAAACTGATTTTGGTGGAGATGGTGGCAGAAGATCAGTTCCTACTTCACCTCCCCAACACTTGCTGCCAGAACTATGGGAGAAACAGCTCCAGGCTGTGAGAGAGACTGACTCATCCATAAATATCCTGGCAAATCTTGGGGACCCACCTCCTAAAATCACCAGAAGTATGTTACTGAAACCTGACATGTTACTAATTCCCATGGAATATACACCTCTCCAGGGGTCCTGTGCAGAACTATAAAAAGATTGTGCAGTGGTGTCACTTAATTGTTATAAGCAGGTGTTTCTTTCAAAACTGTCTCCCTCGATGCTTTATTTTCATGGTATTACATCTGCCAGTGTGCAGTAGAATTCAATAACAATAAATGCCTCATAGTCTCATTTAATATAATGTTGTATGCAGACCTGCCATCTTCTTCCATTAGGATTGGCACAGCTAACAGAGGTATTACACATCATATGTGGTTTTATTGCACAATTGTCTGTAGCTATTTGATGATGCTGTAGAACTGCCAGAAATAGGTGCCTTTGAGCCCAGCATGGCAGTAACTGCATTTAAGTCCTTATTTGATCAGCCAGGTGTGTGTTGTCTCTCTGAGATGCAGCAGCAGTTTTTAGTAGTTTTCAGTACTGTTTTTACTTTCCTAATAGAGGCCTGCAGCTCTGAGATTTCAGGGAAAGACCTAATATTTGGATGGGTGGAGGAACTCAAGATGCTAAAGTGAGGAAAATATTGCTCCTTGTAGGGTCCTGGGAGTCACCCACATTTTGTGCAAGAACCCCGATATTTTTCACATAAGGAAATgccctgcaggcatctaaactgCAATAGTGTTTTGAAAATCGGCCTGAAAATTAACCAAATACACCAACAGAAATCACATGCCTTATGGCCATCATTACAGTTATAAGTAATTTTAACTTCTGAAAATCATGTgactttttaaactttttttctggaTTCCTCATAAATTTGACTTCACTTATACTGTAAAGAGGATAAATATACAACAGTCTCAAATGGTTTTCTTTCAGTTTACTGAAAGTTAAATATATTTGCAGGATAACACAGAGTAGAGAGGGGCATCAGTCCTAGAGACAAATTCCACTGAGAGTTTCAGTTACTGAAATTAGGCTCTAATAGCTCGTAATATCAGAGTCCAGGGAACAAGTcttctgaatactggcaccaaTTTATATCTATAAGTTTGTAATCATCAAATATGGTGGCTGtagggacactgtcaacttatTTGTGTAGTTTCTTTTATTCTCCATTGTTTCTTATCCTTTTAGAGGCTTGATCATATTTTCCCCTCATTGGGATTTGTCCCCTCTGCAGTGTAAATTGATAGCTTCAGCTCCATTAGAACCCCAGAAAGACTTTTATTATGGCTTCTCCTATGTTTGTTTGCAGATCATCAGTGATATGAACATATAAGCAACAAGGAAGAAGAGGAATTACTAGAAGCATTTATAACTAGGGCCTCAGGACTCAAAGCGTTCACTTATACAAATAGATCCATGGAAATCTGAGGGGTTATTCACAGGAGTGAGGGCTGTAGCATCAGGCATACAGTGAAGGGCTAAGAATTAAGAATGTGGTTACGCTATATTTATACTAAAACAATCCACCTATGTGGAGATCTTTACAGAGAAGATCTGATACATGTGAGAGagaccaacacacacacacacacctctccctcTCTTAGAAGGGGCAATGGTGTTAGATGAGGGGCAGGGCTTAAAGAGCCTTGTTTCTGAAACGTTATTTTCAGATGTATTATGTTGAGccacttctttctctctccccatcccaaatGCTGACAGCACTGGCTCCACTGATCACCCTGTGGGCTGTGTGAGAGACCAAGAATCAAGCCTGCTGATGTGGAGAACTAAACATTCCTTTCTCCTAACCTTTAATTTCTGAATTTAAAACAAAGCAGAACTATTGAAAATACTCAGGCCTCTTACCCTCAAACAGCCCTGGCCTAGTGGAAGTCATATTTCTGAACCTAAATaaattgacagtgtcccttttaaGTTAAAGAAATGGCAAGTTTTTAGTTAGTGGTTCTGTAATGAGAAGATAGTTCTCATGTCATCCCCTGGCTCTGTTTCTCAGTGTCTTTTAGCTGCAGGGCCAGTATTCGGGTTCTTGTACTGTCTGCCCCAAGAAAAGTTTCTCTCTCATTCAGTTTCCATCTGCCTGTTTGCAGCAGTGGTGGGTGTTTAAGTGGTGCTCACCTGCCATTAGCAGCTCAGTTCTGCTCTTTCCTGCAGGACCTGCTGTGGAATTGGCAGGTTTACATATATGCAGCCCAGCTAAGGTTAAGAAGAATGAAAATTCCAGCTATCCCTTTGCAATTTTGCCATAGACCATTCAGACCCTTATCCTGGTGGAAGTCCTCAATTTCTGGTCTCTATGCTGGCCATTGTTCCCTTTGGCAGTGGAAGCTAGTGGTGTCAGCCCTGTCCTCCTCTGTCATCTGGATGTGTGCTCATAGCTTCGTGCTCAAGAAAAACCTCTTCCCGTGTTTGTTTGGATGAGGGTGAGGACTTTACACAAGGCAGTGGAGAGGGGGTGAAGGCCTCCAGGCCAGGCACTCTCTTTCCTGTGGAAGGCAGCAGTGACAGTGAATCACAAACACAGATGGAGGTGCTCCTGACGGCTCAGTCATGGCAGTCGCCTGTGAACTAGTCACCATGGTTACTGAGTGGAGGATGCCATCTGTGTGGGGATGAAGGTCTCAATAACGCTGTGAGTAGATGGCAGCAAGTGGCTGTGGCTGTTGGTGGAGTCAGAGCTGTGGTAGAGCACCAGGCTGCTAGAAGAGACTGTTAAAAACATGCAGTTTTACCATGGTAGTTTCCTTCATCTGTTCCTTCTCTAAttccgctccccctccccccactccttctACATGGCATCTAAGGATTCTTCATCTCAGACACTAAGGTCTGATATTTTCCTGACATCACTGAAGAGTTAGGGCTCATCTACACCAACACTGAGCTTACAGCAAActagggtgtaaatctaccccacactagcttgccatgtggaccctgctgcagTGTACTAAAAGTTCCATAGCGCACCTTGATCTATGCCTCTTTGAATCAGGCATAAATTAAAGCACACTGTGAAACTTCCAGTGTGCGGCAGCAGGGTCCCCACAGACACTTAGTTCATAGCAGGCTAGTGCGGGctagatt comes from Mauremys reevesii isolate NIE-2019 linkage group 18, ASM1616193v1, whole genome shotgun sequence and encodes:
- the C18H12orf43 gene encoding protein CUSTOS, with protein sequence MAALPGGCGANVSDSESSSSSAEDLERFREAAWDPAGQRSAVLPPEPGSGCFGKDKLLPVQPSLRQKVNDHDKDGNELQTTPEFRAHVAKKLGAMLDSYITVLEDSSGPAQTAMQTADSEDDGFRLFSSSVPGNCGKSKPLLSARRRRPSSSSELDSDQEWQRYQEAAVSAADILKQSAFSVMPPDSSQVHKQECTEHNQKKKKKRKKKARGEHNSEQKTAGCDQISNKTLSSIDGECTRQEGRCTEDTTLPSVVVKKKKKKKIIRKEANDDSAL